The following proteins are co-located in the Argopecten irradians isolate NY chromosome 9, Ai_NY, whole genome shotgun sequence genome:
- the LOC138332095 gene encoding uncharacterized protein codes for MTDGSSQQASEESQYAALHQGINRQFRSKTSLSSISTGYLGSLEETDTSSNSQLSGRSSSDFLGCFDLQPNLPSPLFDKLFQSVSVLDPSSFQGHEQEFLDSSSSNLDSKSDNMRNSETDSSKREVFLPEDEEEFPFSRYTFNKKPGKEVMCTSSGQSSSSLSSISSDSSLPQERHSSLSSCQSYSSLFTGCSVIPDMNDPHNFPMNRHPPVPAHLPQGDITGSGLSYHSEELMSHGETASDMLFNLGFGGVDSFLPDRFARDWCQKIQKAHQERMDQHRLQLSYQQICPDQKTLVSGSTEPNINRESQANSSDKVCASGQQGPSQRTSTTLQKLHQLLQPSNLSSQGARDTRSWDGNHNIQAQEEIGAMDNNLIREKRRKQFLTNKQNALLAYLETLEEDEKMLHTRYRVLPSATQNRGNKLPTIDHSDTNSSNSGQQDSEEDTMEVFYNFQQNGIENSDPDHLTQSSIHQENLNSEINIGHGTISDRGCTQEQFGSHPDEDDVFNNDKDLACQLDRPRKQLEAPGILQDFPQTKNSKTLKHKDEQNQYPNEVIPGKGHQRDRLEGQSSLGNVIVPSIQIGPTTQDTRTDSMEVAEILVQTLNNANDTAQKQSKMAKLLCVNTSDDRMLSSLSGSSSSPAVFSPVTVIEVNLDNQNDVMENEEGSKTFINQNGFSSTMSQDSDPGSYDRSDTGLRRKSFIDALVYDNCSDRVKKFDTRRLSLNLNCENAYGEHHNLNTMIHSIKQTETQDATLMKSNAVKSAANVKEKMCEQEKLGENQKSKDSNDVCIQADDGRLSPLVRQADLEKLLKCLEVHDGSESSYYLAQDRGTQWISSDLSEDSDLKEGTKGTGRSHGDVRHNPIRSADIQDKFPERGSRCNHHKSYSSKTDIRETLSPTYNPNLSINSDQKDRKPFYRDLHVSMDTDQKDRQSFARDLHVSMDTDQKDRQPFARDLHVSMDTDQKDRQPFARDLHVSMDTDQKDRQPFARDLHVSMDTDQKKPNLQYNSDSALLNRKSGKIGENKRDKIRLGHASHCPSQVTIVTRGDHSYKSDSESSGSSESSYPLYNSQTMRKIFSSQKCGSIDICTFNHGTQT; via the coding sequence ATGACTGACGGCTCATCACAGCAGGCCTCAGAGGAATCCCAGTACGCCGCTCTACACCAGGGTATTAACAGACAGTTTAGGAGTAAGACCAGCTTATCCAGTATCTCCACAGGTTACCTGGGATCTCTGGAGGAGACGGACACGAGCAGTAACTCTCAACTCAGTGGTCGCTCCTCCAGTGACTTTCTAGGATGTTTTGATCTACAGCCCAACCTCCCATCTCCTTTATTTGATAAACTGTTCCAAAGTGTTAGTGTCCTTGATCCCTCGTCTTTTCAAGGTCACGAACAAGAGTTTTTGGATTCTAGCTCCAGTAATCTTGACAGCAAATCTGATAACATGAGAAACAGTGAGACAGATTCATCAAAAAGAGAGGTTTTTCTTCCGGAAGATGAAGAGGAGTTTCCATTCTCCAGGtatacatttaataaaaaaCCAGGCAAGGAGGTGATGTGTACCTCTTCAGGGCAGTCGTCCAGCTCCCTCAGTTCCATCTCATCCGACAGCTCCTTGCCTCAGGAACGCCACTCCAGTCTCAGTAGTTGTCAGTCCTACAGTTCCTTGTTTACCGGATGTTCTGTTATTCCTGACATGAATGATCCACATAACTTCCCTATGAACCGCCACCCTCCAGTTCCCGCTCATCTTCCCCAGGGTGACATTACTGGGTCTGGTCTGAGTTATCACAGTGAGGAGCTCATGTCGCATGGAGAAACTGCATCAGACATGTTGTTTAATCTTGGATTTGGAGGGGTAGACAGCTTTCTACCAGACCGTTTTGCCAGAGATTGGTGCCAAAAGATACAAAAAGCTCATCAAGAGAGAATGGACCAACATCGTCTACAGTTGTCCTATCAGCAAATTTGTCCAGATCAGAAAACTTTAGTCTCTGGAAGTACAGAGCCTAACATAAACAGAGAAAGCCAAGCCAATTCCAGTGATAAAGTGTGTGCCTCAGGGCAGCAGGGACCCAGTCAGAGGACGAGTACTACCCTACAGAAGTTACACCAGCTATTACAGCCCAGTAATCTCAGCTCCCAGGGAGCCAGGGACACGAGGAGTTGGGACGGCAACCACAACATACAAGCACAAGAGGAAATAGGGGCAATGGACAATAACCTGATCAGGGAGAAACGAAGGAAACAGTTTCTAACCAACAAACAGAATGCTCTCCTCGCCTACTTAGAAACACTGGAGGAGGATGAGAAGATGTTACACACTCGTTACAGAGTACTACCATCAGCGACACAAAACAGAGGCAACAAACTCCCGACAATTGACCACAGCGATACTAACTCCAGTAACAGTGGTCAACAAGACAGTGAAGAGGACACAATGGAagtattttataattttcaacaAAATGGAATAGAGAATTCAGATCCTGACCATTTAACCCAGTCTTCTATACATCAGGAGAATCTAAACTCTGAAATCAACATCGGCCATGGTACTATATCAGATCGAGGCTGTACACAAGAACAATTTGGTAGCCACCCTGATGAAGATGATGTTTTTAACAATGACAAGGATTTAGCTTGTCAGCTAGACAGGCCCAGGAAGCAATTAGAGGCTCCAGGTATTCTTCAGGACTTTCCTCAAACCAAAAATAGTAAAACTTTAAAACATAAAGATGAACAAAATCAATACCCCAATGAGGTCATTCCAGGTAAAGGTCATCAAAGAGACAGACTTGAAGGTCAAAGTAGCTTGGGAAATGTCATAGTGCCTAGTATACAAATTGGTCCAACCACACAGGACACGAGAACCGACAGCATGGAAGTGGCTGAGATTTTAGTACAGACATTAAACAATGCTAATGACACAGCTCAGAAACAATCCAAAATGGCTAAGCTGCTTTGTGTGAACACATCGGATGACAGGATGTTGAGTTCACTTTCGGGATCTTCCTCGTCACCGGCGGTGTTTTCTCCAGTAACTGTGATAGAGGTTAATCTGGACAATCAGAATGACGTGATGGAGAATGAGGAAGGTAGTAAAACCTTCATCAACCAGAATGGATTTAGTTCTACAATGTCTCAGGATTCTGATCCAGGGTCTTACGACAGATCAGACACAGGTTTACGCAGGAAGAGTTTTATTGACGCTCTGGTTTATGACAACTGCAGTGATCGTGTCAAGAAATTTGACACCAGACGATTATCTTTAAACTTGAATTGTGAAAATGCCTATGGTGAGCACCACAATCTTAACACAATGATCcattcaatcaaacaaacagaaacacaggatgCTACACTCATGAAATCAAATGCTGTTAAATCAGCTGCAAATGTTAAAGAAAAAATGTGCGAACAAGAAAAGTTGGGAGAAAATCAGAAAAGTAAAGATAGTAATGATGTGTGCATCCAGGCCGATGATGGCCGATTATCACCTCTGGTACGCCAGGCCGACTTGGAGAAACTGTTGAAGTGTTTGGAGGTACATGATGGGAGTGAGAGTTCCTATTACCTAGCTCAGGACAGGGGGACACAATGGATCAGCTCGGATCTGTCTGAGGACAGTGACCTCAAGGAGGGCACCAAAGGAACAGGTCGTAGCCATGGAGATGTTAGGCACAATCCAATCAGATCAGCTGACATCCAAGACAAGTTTCCAGAACGGGGTTCTCGCTGTAATCATCACAAAAGCTATTCTTCAAAGACTGATATAAGGGAGACACTATCACCTACATATAACCCTAATTTGTCCATTAATTCAGACCAGAAGGATAGAAAACCGTTTTACAGGGACTTACATGTATCCATGGATACAGACCAGAAGGATAGACAATCGTTTGCCAGGGACTTGCATGTATCCATGGATACAGACCAGAAGGATAGACAACCGTTTGCCAGGGACTTGCATGTATCCATGGATACAGACCAGAAGGATAGACAACCGTTTGCCAGGGACTTGCATGTATCCATGGATACAGACCAGAAGGATAGACAACCGTTTGCCAGGGACTTACATGTATCCATGGATACAGACCAGAAGAAACCTAACCTTCAATACAATTCTGATAGTGCCTTGTTAAACAGAAAATCTGGCAAGATAGGAGAAAATAAGAGAGACAAAATTCGACTAGGTCATGCCTCACATTGTCCTAGCCAGGTAACCATAGTAACAAGAGGAGATCACTCCTACAAGTCTGACTCAGAGTCCAGCGGCAGTAGTGAATCCAGTTATCCATTGTACAACTCTCAAACAATGAGGAAGATCTTCTCCAGCCAGAAATGTGGCTCAATAGACATTTGTACCTTTAACCATGGTACACAGACATGA